The stretch of DNA ATATACTATTAACTCTACATGggattaaatataaatttctctaAAACATGCTTCGAATAATTGCTATTTCGTGGTACAAGGATAAAAGATATACCCGCTACTAGATCATATTCGTAATTATATGAAACGTGCAAACATGAATGTCTAATAGAAGAAAGTTTTCGTAGTTCATCacgagagattgagagagacgGAAAGAGATGAGGAGAAAAGGCAGAAGTCGATCTCTTCTAAGAACCAGAAGACGACGAAGCACAAAGTTGTATTCAAAGAGAGATATGGCATCCAATGCTTCAAAAGGTTTTTCCCAGAGGAACTTAATAAGATGTTAGAAAGAGTTGTAGATCCGATCCTAGAAAGTTCAAccaaaaaattactaaaacacAATAGATAGAAAAGAATATGCAACTTCTTTGAAGAGCCCTCATTTCAATACAGCAAAATTTACTCCTTTCAGACTCTCTTGCAaagaataaaacacaaaataaatgtaGAGAGTCCAAATTACAAGACACCTCGAAAAACCAGTGAGGATGAAGTCCAGTACATCACCTCATGGTCTGAACGACATCCCCAATGTTTTCAGCATGATGCCTGGCTTGAAGCATTCCAACAATTCACCATGGCCTCTCCATTTGATCTAGAAGGCCATTCGACCAGCAAGCCTGCTTTCCAATATTCTTCTGTCTATGGCTGCGTCAATTGAGCTCATCTgaaacaaaatcagaataatGCTGTGATCAGAAAGGCACTGTGATTAGCAACCACTTTGACAAACCAGATATGTCATAAGGCTTGAGATCTTCTGTCTAAGCAAGAGATACCAAACTTGCAAAAGAAGCTGACCTGGTCAAGTCTGAATTCACTGATCGATCATAAAACAAATTGAAGGAATAGGCAAAAATCCGATGGGTAAGATCTTGTTCCACCCAAAACCCCACACTTCGAAATCAAGCATAGGGAGAATGAATAACAGCAGGTGaatccaaattttaaaaagagaagatACATACGCATTGTTCTTAACTGACTACAATGCGAGGTCAAAGAATCCTGAAGTTGAATGCATCAAGCTTGACAAAATGATTGCTAAAATTGCCagaaaaacaatgaaaatacCTACTTACATTTGATGCCCACAAGAGTGGTGGCATTGCGTGCAAACCGAAGAATGGCAGTTTACATGGCCATCAACCAAGTGGGTTGGAGGAAGTTAAAAGGAATGATTACAAGGTTTAGCATATTATTAACCAAATGTCTAGTTATTCTTTAAgaggaaaaaattgaatttcatgcaaaaaataCCTCTCTAAACAAGAAAGAATGCGTAGAATCGAATCTGAAAACACGAAAAATAAAGCCTACCATCTGGTTAGATGCGAAACCAACTCCATAGTTTAAAGAGGTAGTATAACTTACCTGGCTAGTTTCATCATGCACCTGATACTTTGTTAAGGACATTCTTCTTTCCTCCTGAAATAACCACATGTACCAAGTAAGCAATCCAATAGTCAAAAGTATCCTttacaggaaaaataaatacaagcaAACTAACCATGGACATCGCTTCATCATCCCAAACTAGATAGACCTCATTAGTGGCTGGCTGTATAGCAGGAGCTTTGTTTGCAATTACTGGGGGTGGTCCAATTGAAGGACCACCGGTATTTGGACCAGATGCATAAGAATGTGAATTGATCAATGGCCCACCTAGAGTAAGTGTAAAAAAGATATTGAATTACAAAGATTCACAAAATCAACATAATTAACTCCAAATACACCACTTTGGAGCGATAGATGTATTTTTGGGCGAGTCCAAAGCAGAACAGTGTAACACATAGGTATCAAAGTACAACTTCCAGAAATGGTCTCCACTGAAGATAGGGTTACCAGACacctttaaatgaaaaaaaaaaagaaaaatccaattgGAGTAGCACTGATACCAATAAGCAGTCCCAACCAATGCAAAGttgctcataaaaaaaaaattcaacgaACATTTTAATAGGGGATGGTTttatggggagagagagagagagaaagaggcaaATCAAtaatgagaaaggaaaaagtacAATTCCTAATAAAAAGGAGAAGCAGAAAATCCCTCTCGCCAAATTCCTAATACAACCATTGTAGtccaattttatatattaccaAAATATGGACATCACACTACCATTAGATATGTAAGCAATAAATCCATGCTGTCAAGAGATGATATATGTATGAAATTTCATAGTCTGATTGTAAACTCATGTATACCACCTGTGTAGTtggactatgcctattcttattaataaattcttttttacctataaaaaaaaaaatttcagtctGATGGCTATTTAGTATCTATACAGTTTAAGAGAGAGTACAGAAATTCAAACAAAACTATTTGCAGAATATACATGCAAATATGTTTGATCAAACAGTAGTCACTCCACACTCGTTTCCAGCAATGTAAGGTAACATCTAGCACTACCAAAACTgaataatattaagaatatcAAATATGAAAGAATTTCATGATTATGATTTGTTTacattctaatttaattatttgagccTTCTAAGAATTTCCTAAAgagatatttttcaaaatagcCACAAACAAGAATCAATagaaagaaaatttcaaaatgcaATGTTAcataaatcaattaaaaagCATATCCAACCTGGAATGCTTGCTGCTTGGTAATTACTTGTCACAGGAGCATTTGCAATGGAATGCACCTCAATTGAGCCTTTAACTTCTGCTGGAGTGCTTGATGTAATACTTGCTGAGAGCATAGGAGCAGAAAAGGGCGAACTCTGAGTAGGTATATTGTTGTTCCCAACAACAGGGAACAATGGCTGTGCTACAGAGACAGAAGTGGACACGGACAGTCCAGGTGGAGTAACCTGTGAAGGCTGTAATGCAGGTGATGTGGATGGCAACGGAGGCCTCATATTCTGCACGGGAAACAGTGGCTGTTGTGCATAACCCAATAGGGGAGGAGGAACTGAAACTGCCGAATGCTGTGGATACCAAGGTGGGGGACGAGGAGGAACTTGCCAAGCAGCAGGAGGCCCTGGTACTGCAGAGTTGTAACTGTAGCCAAAGCGACCCCAAAAAAATAGCATACATTAGTTTTATAACAGACCAAATGGCGCAGGAAAAAATCTCAGGAGAAAATCCTATGTGAGTACATACATTGGCTGCATTACGCCCAAAGCAGGACGAGGAGGATATCCAACGCCCAATGATCCTGGCACAAGACTGCCAACGAGTGGAGTGGATGGGATATCCACTTTCGCTACTTTTGATGTGGTCTCTTCTTctgcaaaagaaacaaaaatttcacTAATAtgccaaaaaactaaaaaagaataacaaaaatcTTCCCAATGCAACATCTTCAAACTCTACACTAACATGCAAAAACAACCTCCCTGTCTGCAAATTTTTTCTATTGGATGTAAACGGATTTAAGGGAAAGATACACATGggaatgtttatttttttagtttctaattCACATAGAAAGAAATATGCAAGTGAACTTCAAGGGACTGGATAAACCACACATATTAGGACACCCAAGGCCAATGCTGTTTGGGACATGTGGGCGCATACAATTTCTTGCAGTTGCATTAGCCCATGTTGCTTCAAGTCAGCATCAAGCCAGGTTCTAATTAAGGCTGGTTCTGACTGGATGAAGGGACAACCACAAAGTTTGAGACTTAaggtattatattaaataacaaCTGCTTGCCTGTGCCATTGATTGAACTTCATGAATCAGTTTAAAAGCCCCAAGTATTTCATCAAAAAAGCTTAACTGATCATAGGCTTTATCAGCCAATTCCTAAACTCGAAATTTAAGAGTTGTAAGGGCAAAAAATAGGAGAATAGTAATTGTATCAATTACTAGAATTATGAGAATGCAAAGCAAACTCAACAATGTAGAAAGTACAAGATAATAACACCTTTGTCCACCCTTTTGAAGTATTCTCACCTTCCTCTCCGTAGTGAGCAGCCAAGACATCAGGAGGGATTCCTTGCATTCCGTATATTTCAATATCTGTGGACTCTCTACCAGGTTTTGCATTGGGGACTCTGCAACATCATATCAGCATAACCGTTTAAAGATGGCTCAGATGAATTGCCTACCTAGTTAGGACATCAGAGTTGTGTACTGGCTTTGCCATTctttgattaatataatttatttatttataaaaaaaaaaagatgactCAGATGAACGAGAAAAAACAAAGGGAACAGCCCACCTCAGCCCATGCACACCACATTATtcctcaaaaaagaaaagttccTACTTTCCAatttaattcatatttttttttactgtaaatAAACCCCAACAAATTGAAATCTGCTTTCATTTTAATGACTTAAAACACCTAGGTCGAGTTATTAAATTAGCTTACTAATTGGCTTAACGAGCTTTGATTTCAGTTCATGAAGAATACACCTTGATCAATTTCCTCCATTAATTTCCACcaactatttcaaattttcccCCCGTCTTCACTGCATAatgcttatttgtttttttaaaaagaagtgctttaattgaaaaaaaaaaaaaaaaaaaaatcagcttaGGGAGTCTATCACGCTTTAAAAAGACCCAAACAACAGGTACGCTCACAGCTTCAGAATCGTAACAATTTCCCTACGAACGCCCGCAATAGTTCGAACCATTAAAAgagaataataatgataataataccAAAAGCAAATCAAGTATAAACTAGAAGACATTAAAAACCATTGAAGACAAATAAATCAGATCATGGGGACGTgagatttagggttttgggggaAAATACTTGGTGACGGACTCCTTGTGGACCTGGAGGACGTGAATGGCCATACCACCGGCGGTAGAGAGCTTTTTGTGGCAGACGTGGCACTTGAAGTGCTTGGCCTTCTGGTGCTGTACCAGTATCTTCTCGTCCTCAAACTCCCTGTCGCAGTAGTAGCACCAAACCTTTGACGAcgccctcttcttctt from Juglans regia cultivar Chandler chromosome 4, Walnut 2.0, whole genome shotgun sequence encodes:
- the LOC108985047 gene encoding protein SUPPRESSOR OF FRI 4-like, giving the protein MGKKKKRASSKVWCYYCDREFEDEKILVQHQKAKHFKCHVCHKKLSTAGGMAIHVLQVHKESVTKVPNAKPGRESTDIEIYGMQGIPPDVLAAHYGEEEEETTSKVAKVDIPSTPLVGSLVPGSLGVGYPPRPALGVMQPIYNSAVPGPPAAWQVPPRPPPWYPQHSAVSVPPPLLGYAQQPLFPVQNMRPPLPSTSPALQPSQVTPPGLSVSTSVSVAQPLFPVVGNNNIPTQSSPFSAPMLSASITSSTPAEVKGSIEVHSIANAPVTSNYQAASIPGGPLINSHSYASGPNTGGPSIGPPPVIANKAPAIQPATNEVYLVWDDEAMSMEERRMSLTKYQVHDETSQMSSIDAAIDRRILESRLAGRMAF